In Prescottella soli, a genomic segment contains:
- a CDS encoding histidine phosphatase family protein, giving the protein MTVILLRHGRSTANTSRTLAGRSPGVALDEVGIEQAKGLVDRLAGLAIVEIVHSPLLRCEQTVAPLAVDRGLEPRVDERLVEVDYGQWTGRALKELVEEPLWKVVQQHASAAVFPGGEGLAEVQARAVAAVRDHDRRLADAHGRDVVWIACSHGDVIKSVLADAVGSHLDGFQRIVTEPASISVVRYTDIRPFVLRMNDTGSDLAGLDGGGRSADPQQPVPGGEVGRDR; this is encoded by the coding sequence ATGACGGTCATCCTGTTGCGTCACGGGCGCTCGACGGCGAACACTTCTCGCACGCTCGCGGGCCGTTCGCCGGGCGTCGCGCTCGACGAGGTCGGCATCGAACAGGCCAAGGGGCTCGTCGATCGCCTGGCCGGGCTCGCGATCGTGGAGATCGTGCACTCGCCGCTGCTGCGCTGCGAGCAGACGGTGGCTCCGCTCGCCGTCGACCGTGGCCTCGAGCCGCGCGTCGACGAGCGTCTGGTGGAGGTCGACTACGGGCAGTGGACCGGTCGCGCTCTGAAGGAGCTGGTCGAGGAGCCGCTGTGGAAGGTGGTCCAGCAGCACGCGTCCGCGGCCGTCTTCCCCGGCGGCGAGGGGCTGGCCGAGGTGCAGGCGCGCGCGGTGGCCGCGGTCCGGGACCACGACCGCCGGCTGGCCGACGCACACGGCCGGGACGTGGTGTGGATCGCATGCAGCCACGGCGACGTGATCAAGTCGGTTCTGGCCGACGCGGTGGGCAGTCACCTCGACGGGTTCCAGCGCATCGTCACCGAGCCGGCGTCGATCAGCGTGGTCCGGTACACCGACATCAGACCGTTCGTCCTGCGGATGAACGACACCGGCAGCGATCTCGCCGGACTGGACGGCGGCGGCCGGTCGGCCGACCCGCAGCAACCCGTTCCCGGCGGTGAGGTGGGCCGTGATCGGTAG
- a CDS encoding heme ABC transporter ATP-binding protein, producing the protein MASLLERSRGLFGRPDDVPSPTDSGTVTMRAGDICVERGGRTVLDHVDITVRAGEVLALVGPNGAGKSTLLAALSGDQSVSSGVVELDGKPLSDWSPGDMSRRRAVLPQQHTVGFSFTARQVVRMGRAPWQRTPRSADDDKTIDDCLDICDVRHLADRPFSVLSGGERARVALARVLAQSTETVLLDEPTAALDLGHQEAVMRIACDRASAGAAVVVVLHDLGLAAAYADRICVLENGRAAADGPPAEILTEELLSRVYGHPVEVFAHPRSGATLVQPRRDDPTASRR; encoded by the coding sequence ATGGCATCGCTACTCGAACGCTCGCGAGGCCTGTTCGGCCGACCCGACGACGTCCCGTCCCCCACCGACAGCGGCACGGTGACCATGCGCGCCGGCGACATCTGTGTCGAGCGTGGCGGCCGCACCGTCCTCGACCACGTCGACATCACGGTCCGGGCGGGCGAGGTGCTCGCGCTCGTCGGCCCCAACGGCGCCGGCAAGTCGACCCTGCTGGCCGCACTGTCCGGTGACCAGTCGGTGAGCTCGGGTGTCGTCGAACTCGACGGGAAGCCGCTGTCGGACTGGTCGCCGGGCGACATGTCGCGCCGGCGCGCGGTGCTGCCCCAGCAGCACACCGTCGGCTTCTCGTTCACCGCCCGGCAGGTCGTCCGGATGGGCCGGGCGCCGTGGCAGCGGACCCCGCGGTCCGCCGACGACGACAAGACGATCGACGACTGCCTGGACATCTGCGACGTCCGCCACCTCGCCGACCGGCCGTTCAGCGTCCTCTCGGGCGGCGAGCGCGCGCGGGTGGCGCTCGCCCGGGTGCTGGCGCAGTCCACCGAGACGGTGCTGCTGGACGAGCCGACCGCGGCGCTCGACCTGGGCCACCAGGAGGCCGTCATGCGGATCGCCTGCGACCGGGCGTCCGCCGGCGCCGCGGTGGTTGTCGTGCTGCACGATCTGGGACTGGCCGCCGCGTATGCGGACCGCATCTGCGTCCTCGAGAACGGCCGGGCAGCCGCCGACGGACCACCCGCCGAGATCCTCACGGAGGAGTTGCTCAGCCGCGTGTACGGGCACCCCGTCGAGGTGTTCGCGCATCCGCGGTCCGGCGCCACCCTGGTCCAGCCGCGGCGCGACGACCCGACCGCCAGCCGGCGGTGA
- a CDS encoding YbhB/YbcL family Raf kinase inhibitor-like protein, which yields MAHNPYDGLPDLPSFTLMSEDVTDGAPLKNDQVSGIFGAGGHDISPQLSWSGFPAETKSFAVTMFDPDAPTASGFWHWAVANIPVTTTSLAANAGDENGSGLPEGAVTLENDGDLARYLGACPPKGHGPHRYMFAVHAVDVDHLDITPDSKPAFLGFNLFSHAIARAVITGTYEQK from the coding sequence ATGGCTCACAACCCGTACGACGGACTACCCGACCTGCCGTCCTTCACGCTGATGTCGGAGGACGTCACCGACGGCGCGCCGCTGAAGAACGATCAGGTCAGCGGAATCTTCGGTGCCGGTGGACACGACATCTCCCCGCAGCTGTCCTGGTCCGGTTTCCCCGCGGAGACCAAGAGCTTCGCCGTCACGATGTTCGACCCGGACGCGCCGACGGCGTCGGGCTTCTGGCACTGGGCCGTCGCCAACATCCCCGTCACGACCACCTCGCTGGCCGCGAATGCCGGTGACGAGAACGGCTCGGGGCTGCCCGAGGGTGCCGTCACGCTGGAGAACGACGGCGATCTCGCCCGGTACCTGGGTGCGTGCCCGCCGAAGGGGCACGGCCCGCACCGCTACATGTTTGCGGTGCACGCGGTGGACGTCGATCACCTCGACATCACGCCGGATTCGAAGCCGGCGTTCCTCGGCTTCAACCTGTTCTCGCACGCCATCGCGCGCGCGGTGATCACCGGAACCTACGAGCAGAAGTAG
- a CDS encoding FecCD family ABC transporter permease, whose translation MTTRPRVRAGTVIAGLAILLAVLALASACIGQVPTSPAEVLGSILHRVGLDIGPMPSHPSGEVTLWQVRFPRVVLAILVGAALGCSGALLQGVFSNPLAEPGVIGVSAGAAVGASAVIVVGGAATAGPAVAGAAFVAGLITTTLVYLLARSEGRTEVVTLVLTGVAINAFAGGLIAFFTFVASPAARDQIVFWQLGSLNGATWNAVAIVAPMAIAGIAAAMLIAPKLDLLALGESAARHLGVDVEKLRLIAIVIVAVLVSSSVAFTGIILFVGLVVPHVMRMLVGPGHRLLLPASVLGGAIVLLAADLGARTLVPNADLPLGMLTSLVGGPFFFWLLRRTRSRQGGWA comes from the coding sequence ATGACGACCCGCCCGCGGGTTCGCGCGGGGACGGTCATCGCAGGCCTGGCGATCCTGCTGGCCGTCCTCGCCCTGGCGTCCGCCTGCATCGGGCAGGTCCCGACCAGCCCGGCCGAGGTCCTCGGCAGCATCCTGCACCGCGTCGGGCTCGACATCGGCCCCATGCCGTCGCACCCGAGCGGGGAGGTGACGCTGTGGCAGGTGCGGTTCCCGCGCGTCGTTCTCGCGATCCTCGTCGGCGCCGCACTCGGCTGCTCCGGCGCCCTGCTGCAGGGCGTGTTCTCCAATCCGCTCGCCGAGCCCGGCGTGATCGGTGTGTCCGCGGGCGCCGCGGTCGGCGCCAGTGCGGTCATCGTCGTCGGTGGCGCGGCCACCGCCGGGCCGGCGGTGGCCGGTGCGGCGTTTGTCGCCGGGCTGATTACCACAACCCTCGTGTACTTGCTGGCGCGTTCGGAAGGCCGCACCGAGGTGGTCACCCTGGTGCTGACCGGCGTCGCGATCAACGCGTTCGCCGGCGGCCTGATCGCCTTCTTCACCTTCGTAGCGAGCCCCGCCGCCCGCGATCAGATCGTGTTCTGGCAGCTCGGCAGCCTCAACGGCGCCACCTGGAACGCCGTGGCGATCGTGGCACCGATGGCGATCGCGGGCATCGCGGCGGCGATGCTGATCGCGCCCAAACTCGATCTGCTGGCACTGGGCGAGAGCGCGGCCCGGCACCTCGGTGTGGACGTCGAGAAGCTGCGACTGATCGCGATCGTGATCGTCGCCGTCCTGGTGTCGTCCAGCGTCGCGTTCACCGGCATCATCCTGTTCGTGGGACTCGTCGTGCCCCACGTGATGCGCATGCTGGTCGGACCGGGACACCGCCTCCTGCTGCCGGCCAGTGTCCTCGGCGGCGCGATCGTCCTGCTCGCCGCCGACCTCGGCGCGCGCACGCTGGTGCCGAACGCCGACCTCCCCCTCGGAATGCTCACCTCGCTGGTCGGCGGACCGTTCTTCTTCTGGCTGCTGCGGCGCACGCGCTCGCGGCAAGGCGGGTGGGCCTGA
- a CDS encoding heme oxygenase (biliverdin-producing) produces MDVLDQGTDAGALAGFAERIKTETDAAHRATEQSRFVGDLLAGKLTKEGYAALLAQTYLVYEALERAGEAHAEDALAAPFIAAELIRLPSLAADLEFLLGPQWRDEVVATPATARYVARLEEVAFTSPADFVAHHYLRYMGDLSGGQIIRRMLERAYGYEVDGLRFYIFDAIAKPKVFKDEYRAKLDQAPLSTEEQARFIAEVNLAYGLNGGLFSDLEADIDRYLVK; encoded by the coding sequence ATGGACGTGCTCGATCAGGGAACCGACGCCGGCGCGCTTGCCGGGTTCGCCGAGCGCATCAAGACCGAGACCGACGCGGCACACCGCGCGACCGAGCAGTCCCGCTTCGTCGGCGATCTCCTGGCCGGCAAGCTCACCAAGGAAGGCTACGCCGCCCTCCTGGCGCAGACGTACCTCGTCTACGAGGCGCTCGAGCGCGCCGGTGAAGCCCACGCCGAGGATGCCCTGGCCGCACCGTTCATCGCCGCGGAACTGATTCGACTGCCCTCGCTGGCCGCCGACCTCGAGTTCCTCCTCGGTCCGCAGTGGCGCGACGAAGTGGTCGCCACGCCGGCCACCGCCCGGTACGTCGCGCGCCTCGAGGAGGTCGCGTTCACCTCACCCGCCGACTTCGTCGCGCACCACTACCTGCGCTACATGGGCGACCTCTCGGGTGGCCAGATCATCCGCCGCATGCTCGAGCGCGCGTACGGCTACGAGGTGGACGGACTGCGGTTCTACATCTTCGACGCCATCGCCAAGCCCAAGGTCTTCAAGGACGAGTACCGGGCCAAGCTCGATCAGGCCCCGCTCAGCACCGAGGAGCAGGCGCGGTTCATCGCCGAGGTGAACCTGGCCTACGGACTCAACGGTGGACTGTTCTCCGACCTCGAAGCCGACATCGATCGTTACCTTGTGAAATGA
- a CDS encoding heme/hemin ABC transporter substrate-binding protein, producing MRSFSRLAAAGTAVLAALTLAACTTVTTGDTDQRGQTTAVIADPDPRPITNNPTPQLPATVRGFDGVDVTVTDVSRIVTADRYGTLTQTVFALGLGDNIVGRDTASSFPAAKDIPNITPGGQALNAEAILNLAPTVVLTDTSIGPKSVQDQLRAAGIPVVYFDPARTLEGLPGQLTAVAQALGVPAEGEQLVARTQKEIADAGASVPQDGDKLKIAFLYMRGPSITMLAGPGSGADALIEALGATDAGTASGLTNEFVPITSEAMIAAAPDVLLMMTGGLQSIGGVDGLEKVPGIAQTPAGQNKRVVDMSDTTLLSFGPNTGQVLAALSDAIYHPSPE from the coding sequence ATGAGATCTTTCTCCCGACTCGCCGCCGCCGGGACTGCGGTCCTGGCGGCGCTGACCCTCGCGGCGTGCACCACGGTCACGACTGGCGACACCGACCAGCGCGGCCAGACCACCGCCGTCATCGCGGACCCCGATCCGCGTCCGATCACGAACAACCCGACACCGCAGTTGCCGGCCACCGTGCGCGGCTTCGACGGCGTCGATGTCACGGTCACGGACGTCAGCCGGATCGTCACCGCGGACCGCTACGGCACGCTCACCCAGACCGTGTTCGCGCTCGGCCTCGGTGACAACATCGTCGGTCGGGACACTGCATCGTCGTTCCCGGCCGCGAAGGACATCCCGAACATCACACCGGGCGGTCAGGCACTCAACGCCGAGGCGATTCTCAACCTCGCCCCCACCGTCGTGCTCACCGACACCAGCATCGGACCCAAGTCGGTGCAGGACCAGTTGCGCGCGGCCGGGATCCCGGTCGTGTACTTCGATCCGGCACGCACGCTCGAGGGTCTGCCTGGGCAGCTCACCGCGGTCGCGCAGGCGCTCGGCGTTCCCGCCGAGGGCGAGCAACTCGTCGCGCGCACCCAGAAGGAGATCGCCGACGCGGGGGCGTCCGTCCCGCAGGACGGCGACAAGCTCAAGATCGCTTTCCTTTACATGCGTGGACCGTCGATCACGATGCTCGCCGGTCCCGGATCGGGCGCGGATGCGCTGATCGAGGCCCTCGGGGCGACCGACGCCGGCACCGCCTCCGGCCTCACCAACGAGTTCGTGCCGATCACCAGCGAGGCGATGATCGCCGCGGCGCCCGACGTCCTGCTGATGATGACCGGCGGGCTGCAGTCCATCGGCGGGGTCGACGGTCTGGAGAAGGTGCCGGGTATCGCGCAGACCCCGGCCGGGCAGAACAAGCGTGTCGTCGACATGTCCGACACCACGTTGCTCAGCTTCGGGCCCAACACCGGTCAGGTCCTTGCCGCCCTGTCCGACGCGATCTACCACCCCAGCCCCGAATGA
- a CDS encoding DUF3090 domain-containing protein has translation MSRAIHVFRTPDRFVAGTVGEPGDRSFYLQAVHDARVVSVLLEKQQVQVLADRMGLLLDEVHRRFGTAVPPEAGELGDLSPLVTPLDIEFRVGTMGLGWDAEAESVVVELLAVSETEFDESVVLDDAEEGPDAVRVFLTPIQAREFALRSERVIAAGRAPCPLCGEPLAADGHVCIRTNGYRRIAGFDSSVEFGEEL, from the coding sequence ATGTCACGCGCGATACACGTTTTTCGCACCCCTGATCGATTCGTTGCGGGGACGGTCGGGGAGCCAGGTGACCGGTCGTTCTATCTCCAGGCTGTCCACGACGCGCGGGTGGTGAGCGTGCTGCTCGAGAAGCAGCAGGTGCAGGTGCTCGCCGACCGCATGGGGCTGCTGCTCGACGAGGTACACCGACGGTTCGGTACCGCGGTGCCACCCGAGGCCGGCGAACTCGGTGACCTGAGCCCTCTCGTGACGCCGCTCGACATCGAGTTCCGGGTCGGCACGATGGGACTCGGATGGGACGCCGAGGCGGAGTCGGTCGTCGTCGAGTTGCTCGCGGTGAGCGAGACGGAGTTCGACGAGTCGGTCGTCCTCGACGATGCGGAGGAGGGGCCGGACGCGGTGCGGGTGTTCCTCACCCCGATCCAGGCCCGCGAGTTCGCGCTGCGCTCGGAGCGGGTGATCGCCGCCGGACGCGCGCCGTGCCCGCTGTGCGGTGAACCGCTCGCGGCGGACGGGCATGTGTGTATTCGCACCAACGGCTATCGGCGTATCGCCGGATTCGATTCGTCGGTCGAGTTCGGAGAAGAGCTCTGA
- a CDS encoding aldo/keto reductase translates to MEYRAVGTSGLRVSRLGLGTLHWGRDTDGDEAAAQLSAFVDAGGTLVDTSPAYGDGKAQRILAELLDDVVPREYLILGGSAGINSAAPSGQRVDCSRRGLLTQLDATLRELGTDHLDMWQVATWDPLTPVDEIAATLDYAVSSGRVRYTGARGYLGWQLATAAANQGPGRLVATQAEYSLLARGVEEELLPAAAHHGIGVFAAVPLAGGVLTGKYRDGIPADSRGADDTHATEVRSYLTETSVRVVDAVLTAADGLGTSPLAVALAWARDRRGVASAVVGARDLAQLTGVLSAEDLELPPAIAAALDDVSA, encoded by the coding sequence ATGGAATACAGAGCGGTGGGAACGAGCGGGCTGCGGGTGTCGAGGCTCGGTCTGGGCACCCTGCACTGGGGACGGGACACCGACGGGGACGAGGCCGCCGCACAGCTGTCGGCGTTCGTCGACGCGGGCGGCACACTGGTCGACACCTCCCCCGCCTACGGCGACGGGAAGGCGCAGCGCATCCTCGCGGAACTGCTCGACGACGTCGTGCCGCGCGAGTACCTCATTCTCGGCGGCAGCGCCGGGATCAATTCCGCCGCCCCGTCCGGTCAGCGCGTGGACTGCTCCCGCCGCGGCCTGCTGACCCAGCTCGACGCGACGCTGCGCGAACTCGGTACCGACCACCTCGACATGTGGCAGGTCGCGACGTGGGATCCGCTGACTCCCGTCGACGAGATCGCCGCGACCCTCGACTACGCCGTGAGCAGCGGCCGCGTCCGCTACACCGGCGCGCGCGGATACCTGGGGTGGCAGCTCGCTACCGCGGCGGCGAACCAGGGCCCCGGCCGACTGGTGGCGACGCAGGCCGAGTACTCACTGCTGGCCCGCGGGGTCGAGGAGGAGCTGCTGCCTGCGGCCGCCCATCACGGCATCGGCGTGTTCGCCGCCGTCCCCCTCGCCGGCGGCGTGCTGACCGGCAAGTACCGCGACGGCATCCCCGCCGACTCCCGCGGGGCGGACGACACGCACGCCACCGAGGTCCGGAGCTACCTCACCGAGACGTCGGTGCGGGTGGTCGACGCGGTCCTCACCGCGGCCGACGGACTGGGCACGTCGCCGCTCGCGGTCGCACTCGCGTGGGCGCGCGATCGGCGCGGTGTCGCGAGCGCCGTGGTCGGCGCGCGTGACCTCGCGCAGCTCACGGGGGTTCTGTCGGCCGAGGACCTGGAGCTGCCGCCGGCGATCGCCGCCGCGCTCGACGACGTGAGCGCCTGA
- a CDS encoding SCO1664 family protein — protein sequence MPVDPLDPAARGLLAGGELTLVGRIVHASNATLVCDASSDGRSVRCVYKPIRGERPLWDFPDGTLAGREVASYLISEALGWGVIPHTILRDGPLGPGMVQLWIETPDRHPESGGQLDLVDICPPEEVPPGWLEVLRAFDVQGDEVALIHADDPRLRRMAVLDILLNNADRKGGHALEGIDGSVYGVDHGICLHEEPKLRTVLWGWAGMPIGDDLMADIESLAERLGGDDLPAVLAEHVTGREVDALRARAKALLAAPVMPHPVGSRPIPWPAF from the coding sequence GTGCCGGTCGACCCGTTGGATCCCGCGGCGCGAGGACTGCTTGCCGGGGGCGAGCTGACGCTGGTCGGCCGGATCGTGCACGCGAGCAACGCGACGTTGGTGTGCGATGCGTCGTCGGACGGTCGATCGGTGCGGTGCGTCTACAAGCCGATTCGTGGCGAGCGGCCGCTGTGGGACTTCCCGGACGGCACGCTGGCCGGCCGGGAGGTCGCGTCGTATCTGATCTCGGAGGCGCTCGGCTGGGGCGTCATTCCCCACACGATCCTGCGGGACGGTCCGCTCGGTCCGGGCATGGTCCAGCTGTGGATCGAGACGCCGGACCGGCACCCGGAGTCCGGGGGACAGCTCGACCTGGTGGACATCTGCCCGCCCGAGGAGGTGCCGCCGGGGTGGCTCGAGGTGTTGCGTGCCTTCGACGTCCAGGGCGACGAGGTAGCGCTGATCCACGCCGACGATCCGCGGTTGCGGCGGATGGCGGTGCTCGACATTCTGCTCAACAACGCCGATCGCAAGGGCGGTCACGCACTCGAGGGGATCGACGGGTCGGTGTACGGCGTCGACCACGGCATCTGCCTGCACGAGGAACCCAAGCTTCGCACGGTCTTGTGGGGGTGGGCGGGAATGCCGATCGGTGACGACCTGATGGCCGACATCGAATCTCTGGCCGAGCGGCTCGGAGGCGACGACCTTCCGGCCGTTCTCGCCGAGCATGTCACCGGCCGTGAGGTCGACGCGCTGCGGGCCCGCGCCAAGGCGCTCCTCGCGGCGCCGGTGATGCCGCATCCGGTCGGGTCCCGGCCGATTCCCTGGCCGGCGTTCTGA
- a CDS encoding undecaprenyl-diphosphate phosphatase — protein MGEAMTWLQAIVLGAVQGLTEFLPISSSGHLRIVSEIFFGSDAGASFTAVTQLGTEAAVLLYFARDIGRIVAGWFRGLFRAEFRDDLDYRMGWYVIIGTIPVGVLGFLFKDQIRTGARNLWLIATMLIVFAVVIAAAERYGSKKRPIEELRAKDGIVMGSAQALALIPGVSRSGGTISAGLFLGLTREAAARYSFLLAIPAVVASGLFSLPDAFEPAGEGLNASGAQLVVATLIAFAIGYATIAWLLRFVVDHSMYWFVGYRIALGTLVLVLLATGVVSAT, from the coding sequence ATCGGGGAGGCCATGACCTGGCTCCAGGCGATCGTGCTGGGAGCGGTGCAAGGTCTCACCGAGTTCCTTCCCATCTCGTCCTCGGGACATCTGCGGATCGTCTCGGAGATCTTCTTCGGTAGCGACGCCGGTGCGTCGTTCACCGCCGTCACCCAACTCGGCACGGAGGCAGCGGTTCTGCTGTACTTCGCGCGCGACATCGGCCGCATCGTCGCGGGCTGGTTCCGTGGGCTCTTCCGCGCCGAGTTCCGCGACGATCTCGACTACCGCATGGGCTGGTACGTCATCATCGGCACGATTCCCGTCGGAGTGCTCGGGTTCCTCTTCAAGGACCAGATCCGTACCGGCGCAAGGAATCTCTGGCTGATCGCGACGATGCTCATCGTCTTCGCGGTGGTGATCGCGGCCGCCGAGCGCTACGGCAGCAAGAAGCGTCCCATCGAGGAGTTGCGCGCCAAGGATGGCATCGTGATGGGTTCGGCCCAGGCGCTGGCGCTCATTCCCGGTGTCTCCCGTTCGGGCGGCACGATCAGCGCGGGTCTGTTCCTGGGGCTCACCCGTGAGGCAGCGGCGCGGTACTCGTTCCTGCTGGCCATTCCGGCGGTCGTCGCGTCCGGGCTGTTCAGCCTCCCGGATGCGTTCGAGCCGGCCGGTGAGGGACTGAATGCGTCGGGCGCGCAGCTGGTCGTCGCGACGCTCATCGCGTTCGCGATCGGCTACGCCACGATCGCGTGGCTGCTGCGATTCGTCGTCGACCACTCGATGTACTGGTTCGTCGGGTACCGGATCGCCCTCGGCACGCTCGTGCTCGTTCTGCTCGCCACGGGCGTCGTCTCGGCGACGTGA
- a CDS encoding quinone-dependent dihydroorotate dehydrogenase produces the protein MYYLLLRLMFRVPPERIHHLAFAAMRLVTRFAPIRALVAKVLVVDDPVLRTRAFGVDFPAPVGLAAGFDKDATGVDTWGPLGFGFAEVGTVTAQAQPGNPAPRLFRLPDDRALINRMGFNNHGAGNAANYLRHRRGDVPIGANIGKTKIVPAEEAPADYTASARLLGPLADFLVVNVSSPNTPGLRDLQAVESLRPLLQAVLETVTDTPVLVKIAPDLSDEDVDAVADLAVELGLAGIVATNTTIGRTGLNTPQSRIDEIGAGGLSGAPVAARSLEVLRRLHARVGDKLVLISVGGIETVDQAWERILAGATLVQGYTGFIYGGPFYAKKLHKGLARKVREAGFQSISDAVGAGART, from the coding sequence GTGTACTACCTGCTACTGCGTCTGATGTTCCGGGTTCCCCCGGAGCGCATCCACCACCTGGCGTTCGCCGCGATGCGACTGGTCACGCGGTTCGCGCCGATCCGCGCGCTCGTCGCGAAGGTGCTCGTGGTCGACGATCCGGTGCTGCGCACCCGCGCGTTCGGGGTGGACTTCCCGGCGCCGGTCGGCCTGGCCGCCGGATTCGACAAGGACGCCACCGGCGTAGACACGTGGGGTCCGTTGGGCTTCGGATTCGCCGAAGTCGGCACCGTGACCGCGCAGGCGCAGCCCGGTAACCCCGCGCCGCGGCTGTTCCGACTCCCCGACGACCGCGCGCTGATCAACCGGATGGGCTTCAACAACCACGGCGCCGGGAACGCGGCGAACTACCTGCGGCACCGGCGCGGCGACGTGCCGATCGGCGCCAACATCGGCAAGACCAAGATCGTCCCCGCGGAGGAGGCGCCCGCGGACTACACCGCGAGCGCCCGCCTGCTGGGGCCGCTGGCCGACTTCCTCGTCGTCAACGTCAGCTCCCCCAACACCCCGGGTCTGCGCGACCTGCAGGCCGTCGAGTCGCTGCGGCCGCTGCTGCAGGCCGTCCTGGAGACCGTCACGGACACCCCGGTGCTGGTGAAGATCGCGCCGGACCTGTCCGACGAGGACGTCGACGCCGTCGCCGATCTCGCGGTCGAGCTGGGGCTGGCCGGCATCGTCGCCACCAACACGACGATCGGCCGCACCGGCCTGAACACGCCGCAGTCGCGCATTGACGAGATCGGCGCGGGTGGCCTGTCCGGCGCGCCGGTCGCGGCCCGCTCGCTCGAGGTGCTGCGCCGCCTGCACGCCCGCGTCGGCGACAAGCTGGTGCTGATCTCGGTGGGCGGCATCGAGACCGTCGACCAGGCCTGGGAGCGCATCCTCGCCGGCGCGACCCTGGTGCAGGGCTACACCGGGTTCATCTACGGCGGCCCGTTCTACGCCAAGAAGCTGCACAAGGGCCTGGCCCGCAAGGTCCGTGAGGCCGGCTTCCAGTCGATCTCCGACGCCGTGGGCGCGGGCGCCCGCACGTAG
- a CDS encoding DUF5703 family protein, producing MSRRGRGLPREWDLESDEFEYLPLRLPRDVTRLSASMRLALQAEFGGWELSRLRLYTDGSRRILLRRRKTTHHVPAPGI from the coding sequence GTGTCACGTCGTGGTCGTGGACTGCCCCGCGAGTGGGACCTCGAATCGGACGAGTTCGAGTACCTGCCGCTGCGTCTGCCCCGTGACGTGACCCGCTTGAGCGCGTCGATGCGCCTGGCCCTGCAAGCCGAGTTCGGCGGCTGGGAACTCTCGCGTCTGCGCCTCTACACGGACGGCAGCCGGCGCATCCTGCTCCGCCGCCGCAAGACCACCCATCACGTTCCGGCACCTGGAATCTAG